The DNA sequence CTGGCCCAGCACGGTGTAGGCGGAGGTGCAGACGGCGAAGGCGGCGCCGATCGCGAACAGCCCCGGGACGAGCAGCCACGGCGCGCCGTCCAGCGCGGCCGCCGCGGCGATCGCGGCGAGGCCCGCCGTGCCGAGCAGGCAGCCGGAACGACCCCACGCAGTCATGTCCGGGTGCCGGCGGGCCAGCGCGGCGAAGGACGCGGAGAGGGCGAGCTGCCCGGCGGTCATCGCGACGAGCAGCAGCCCGGTGCCGGCCGCGCCGGAGCCGAGCGCGGCGACCAGCGCGACGTAGGTGAAGGTGCCGTAGAGCCCGGCGCCCGCCAGGCCGTTGACCACCACCGCGCGCTTGAGGACGGCGTCCGCGAAGACCTTGGGCGAGATCAGGGGGTTCGGCGTGCGGCGCTGCCGCCGGACGAACAGGAACCCGGCCGCGACGGCGGCCACCGCCAGCACCGGCGTCCACAGTGGACTCCGGGCGAGGTCGTCGAAGGTGCCGAGCGCCACCACCGCGGACCCCGCGACGGCCAGTAGCGCGCTGCCCGGTACGTCGAGCTTTTCCCTGGTGCCACGGGGTTTCGCGGGCAGTCCGCGCCACCCGAGCAGGAGGGCGGGCACGCACAGCGGCAGGTTGACCAGGAAGATCCACCGCCAGCCGGGGCCGGCCGCGAGCAGCCCGCCCAGCGGCGGCCCGCCGAGGGTCGCGGCCGCGAAGACGGCGGTCTGCCAGCCCTGGCGGCGCAGCAGCTCGTCGCGCTCGAACAGTTCGCCGAGCGCGCTCATCGCCGTCACGACCAGGCCGCTCCCGCCCAGCCCCTGCAGCGCGCGGGCGGCGATCAGCGACCCGATGTCGGGCGCGGCAGCGCACCACGCGGAGGCGGCGGCGAA is a window from the Amycolatopsis sp. cg9 genome containing:
- a CDS encoding MFS transporter, whose amino-acid sequence is MHASRNLAFAGLLLGMAMAQLDGLIVTSALPSIGADLHARTGLVAVTAAGLLTLTIATPLHGRLGDLHGRRASFAASVLVFAAASAWCAAAPDIGSLIAARALQGLGGSGLVVTAMSALGELFERDELLRRQGWQTAVFAAATLGGPPLGGLLAAGPGWRWIFLVNLPLCVPALLLGWRGLPAKPRGTREKLDVPGSALLAVAGSAVVALGTFDDLARSPLWTPVLAVAAVAAGFLFVRRQRRTPNPLISPKVFADAVLKRAVVVNGLAGAGLYGTFTYVALVAALGSGAAGTGLLLVAMTAGQLALSASFAALARRHPDMTAWGRSGCLLGTAGLAAIAAAAALDGAPWLLVPGLFAIGAAFAVCTSAYTVLGQTRADRALLGVTLGSLTFARQAGGLAGAAVFGWLALATTGGLAAPGLTVVFAGAAAVLLVAWLTAPVVTSAGAVSSPS